The genomic DNA taggttgaaaagcaccttgaagctttgcttgcttaggatttatatgttttagttttattacgaagtttattaagacttgtgtaagggacaaatcccagacaattttatgaaattcatgagttcttcaaagtatgtttgtggcctaacaaataaaaatcaaatgcatggatgcaagcataaaaggtgataaatgaaatagatctgatagatgttacaaaagttcgataaataaagtctcgaaaataaaaaaaaacaagccacgcagggctgaaaaagctctaaggagctgaagtaccctcggcatccatatcatcgtcctctccactctcgctggatgtctctgtcgtctcggaggaggaggaagagctgtcgtcctcagcaggtctggaagaagactcggaaggaggaaggagtggatcctgaggaacatggtccgagacaactactcgggtacgaaacctctgtagcaaagcctcgtcatcagggcagatatagtccgccgggttaatatcaggacaagcctcgttcacggtcccaagggccgtgtcccaaccagtcctaaaaaacccaggaaagactgaatcatccctaatcctcatggattgggcaaactcctccgagtccagatagttgtctatagctttatccttctccgcccgaagtaccaccagctcggcgttagactctccgagttcttcctccttgcgcttgagcttcttctccagggtagcgtacttcttctgttgcctcctgagggcattatcggccttatcagaagcccgcttccatgattcggcttgcctcacagcgccttgaaaataggcgttagactgaaacaaagcaattaacaaagtataaggcaagaaaatgctacaagagcgaaaaataagttcaaaaaagagaaggcataccgaagccagagactgagctcccatgagcttgatcctctcaagatcaggggtggccaccacatcagtaaaatccttgggattcacgctatggtaggaccaatcccaagcatgtttcgtggaaccaactacggtgtcccctcggcggaatccccagagaggctgaaaggcgcctgtggcagcagcagtaggggcagcagcagtgataggagtaccatggcctccagctccttcagttgaggcctcccctataggctctttgtgcttcttcaaaaagataggctccgtggcctttccccgggtgtctaggcctgcgagccgagctttcttcatcctagctgtttcctcaaccaaaggaacattgtcctcgttaatctccttagcagctgaaacaaagcaaaggacaaaataagtgaagttaataatgcatgaaatgaagtaaaattgagaagggaagaaaaataccctgttgagaaacagaggatagtcccacatgaatcagggaaaactcctctaagagagtccagctggtagtcgtgccatcatcctgagtaagcccattataaataatagtttcttcaggagttaagtgaatggatttgaggctaccatcactgaccttcccaaaggaagatcgaaaaagtgtgccccagtcaccattctcccaacgtaacccgacgaaactattcctccaattttgattattatcaggaatagaggcactgttaaagatatgtttgcttttgggcctttgcttgacatagacccagccgcagatattggaagaactattgtaacactgaaagactttcctaaaaacagctacagaaagaggaaagccctccctaagacagcagaccataaaacatagaatgttcctccaggcgtttggaggaagctgacacgggttgatttgtaaatcagccaaaagatgaggaataaaggggtgaaaaggaaacctaagcccagcattaagggcatctgtgtaaatgaaaagagtatcgggtctccagtggcaagtacgatcaccaccagagactggaactaatctaagaggaggaaggacgttataacgagcatttagtttattgaagtctatgttgtgccaagtattacaatgattaaaagagtcgagatgtgcagtggagggatattcatcccccctagtgttaatcatatcaattaaagacatatatgaagagcggatctcgatatccttacctcgttttgaagccgaggctatcttggccgccctctcggaactcttgtcagctattttagtaaagactggaaaagacttggaaggctaaaggaggggatttgagagaggaggAGTTTAGAAATTTCTAGGATGATTGAAGAAATGAGATGAGAAGGTGTGAGGATTCCACTCTCCCATCCCACTCTTATATAGTCACAAAGAAGGCTAGttgggcctagaaaagcccatttgggcccaagaaAAGAATGTTCTGGAAGGATCCAGAAAcgaaatttaaattaaatagatATTTACAAAAATTTCTGGAAGAATCCAAAGAGAGCCATAGAAGTTCTGGAAAGTCAGAAATTTGAGCCAAAACCCGGCTAAAAGCAATGGGCCTGAGTTTGAGCCTAAAATGTCAGCCCAAATTAAATTGAAAAGCCCAGAACTAGGGCCCAATTAAAAGGCCTGTGGAAAAAATGGTCAATAAGAAACGAGCCCAGAAAAGGGCCTATATAATTAAAAGTGGGAGGCCCAGGATAAGGCccactatatttaaaaaaaaaaaagaagaagaaggggTTAAATCAGGCCCATGAAGCCAAAGCCCTGTTGAAAAAATAGGTCCAAAAATCAGCCCAACAAATCCAACCCAGGTTTAGGGCAGGGGTCATCCCAATAAAAggtaagcccagaaaagggcctaATTAATTGGGGAATAAGAGCCCAAAAACAAAACCCAAATAAAGGCCCAGGAAAATAGGAATAAAAGGTTGATAtcctgacccaattcgatcaggactTGCATTACATTCCTAGTCGAATGAGTTGAGATTGAAATTCTGTCGATCAGGGCTGAAGAAAAGGTTTATTTCGATCAGGATTTGGACCTATTCGACCAGGAAGTGTACAGAAATCCAGATCGAAATTGCTTCGATCAGGGCTTAGAAGGagggttaattcggtcagaaaacaagaatcctgaccgaaaggggaGAAAATCCTATTCGAAAAAAAAGgggggtgaaaatcctggccgaaattcgaccaggacctctgctcgaatattcctgctcgaaaatccttcgaccagggctgatagaaggttaattcgaccaggatcctggtcgaatggattcctggtcgaaaattgcataaaaaaaaatccagaaaaataaggaaattccttaaaataatttctgaaaaatgttaatattttcagaaataaggaataaatccagaaaattaaaggataaatcccagaaattagggaaaaaatccagaaattaaggataaatcccaaaaattaggggaaaaatcccagaaattagggaaaaaatccagaaattaaggataaatcccaaaaattaggggaaaaatcccagaaattagggaaaaaatccagaaattaaggataaatcccagaaaattagggaaaaatccagaaattagggaaaaatcccagaaaattaagggaaaaatccagaaattaaggataaatcccagaaaattagggaaaaatcccagaaaattagggaaaatcccagaaaattggggaaaaattcctggaaattaagataatttctgaataaaaggaagattcattgtaaatgtgtaggtcgctccacactttacgcaaaatgaaaccctataagggaacgaatagatttaacttccgcgaaacctaatcaatgtttcccaaaagttggggggcaaatgatagggataaataagtcctaattttataattaatgggctgctaggcccaataataagatgtataatattcagaccagaaaggttaagcctgatggaccagatcaggcctggtggaataaaaaaggcccaaaagccctaattattaattaattttgtaattaattaataagggaaaaatcagctattgagaagagtcccgataaggatataaatccttatagattagcctcaaggggacctaaaaggataaggaatcagcttcctacttcctaggactcctaagtctatcctaattcagaggcttgtccaccaagtctcctacaccaagtccaattcaaggactcccaacatctatataaggggtctcaccccacaaatcagaactacgttttttgacttgatccttggcaatcagcaaggtacgtaggcatcttgttaaggcagattgagtcacgaaacacaagagcagtcaaatcgagcctcaaagctcacgttccttaatattaaatacagcaattatatatattagtttttaatccataacaatatttataggcaaaattttcagctgacaattttcccataaaatattattattattaaccctttaattgattattcttattaaccaattaactaataattaaaacaccttttaatcattaatcctttttctaaacactttagaaaaataattctctcacttgatttaatttccaaaattaaattcttaattaataatattaagaacttttcttaattaatttataattaattaaatctcatttaatcaattattaaatttgctaattaattatttatttcacaaataaataattaccagccattattaattaattcctccaccattaaatcattctcttttatgatgtgaccctgtaggttcaatattaagccggtagtagaaataaatattaataaaactattttatcattatttatataaattctctaatttattaaatatgattaattaataaattatcatatttattttacatcgtgagggatacttctcagcatatcgcgactatccggataatacgaattcactgctcagaaaaccaagaacctatttagtgaatagttaccgtacaattaattccttctaccctgcaatgtcatgattaaatacaaggcatggaactcgtgtcaagcctatcttatttaatcatatgctttcccattcactatgcttagttctaattaatgtgaattagaaactcctttctaatttcattcactctggccagagattcctgaactagcataagtggatcagtattgaacattctcttcctttcactggaaggggtagatcctttattgatcatacactatcttcgtgtacaaattcctacacccagtagagcccttattattgtccctggagactaagaactaaaccaaagtatagttcagtgtacacaagatgactatgatgacctcaagtctaatgatacttgtacaactatcactatgtgaacatctgctgacacgtgagtgaactccatcagttattcagctgtgtgagtcatgttcagtgaacttattctataataagcacctatatactagctatagtgtcaccacacaaatgtctatgagaacagacatccttcataatgaagcaaacatagtatgtaccgatctttgcggattactaattaccagttagtaatcctatgaccaggaaatatttaagctcagatttatcatcttttaggtctcattattatgatctcatcataatccataaaaagatttactctaaactatggtatatcttatttaaacacttaaatagataaagcccgcaataaaaccaaaacaagtcttttattaatatcaatgaaatcaaaacagattacatgaaagttattcctaaatcataatacatgattggacttaggacacatctctttcagtaAATAGCATTCCTAACCCTTCAGGGTACCtggtgtatgtatttgtatttc from Apium graveolens cultivar Ventura chromosome 5, ASM990537v1, whole genome shotgun sequence includes the following:
- the LOC141660081 gene encoding uncharacterized protein LOC141660081, whose translation is MKKARLAGLDTRGKATEPIFLKKHKEPIGEASTEGAGGHGTPITAAAPTAAATGAFQPLWGFRRGDTVVGSTKHAWDWSYHSVNPKDFTDVVATPDLERIKLMGAQSLASSNAYFQGAVRQAESWKRASDKADNALRRQQKKYATLEKKLKRKEEELGESNAELVVLRAEKDKAIDNYLDSEEFAQSMRIRDDSVFPGFFRTGWDTALGTVNEACPDINPADYICPDDEALLQRFRTRVVVSDHVPQDPLLPPSESSSRPAEDDSSSSSSETTETSSESGEDDDMDAEGTSAP